Proteins from one Mesorhizobium sp. M9A.F.Ca.ET.002.03.1.2 genomic window:
- a CDS encoding amidase produces MTDLSIVEASIAQLRRALEGGTVTSVELVGAYLRRIARYDRHGITLNAVPVLNPKMFEEAAASDLRRREGAALGPLDGIPYTAKDSYKVSGLTVAAGSPAFEHLIANEDAFTIARLRAGGAVLIGLTNMPPMANGGMQRGVYGRAESPYNSDYLTAAFASGSSNGSGTATAASFAAFGLGEETWSSGRAPASNNALVAYTPSRGVISVRGNWPLVPTMDVVVPHTRSVPDLLELLDVIVADDPDTRGDFWRAQPWVALPKSSDVRPPRYTGLRLEGALQGIRLGVPRMYIGRDTEADVPIQTRASVLDLWEQAAADLRLLGADVVEVDFPVVSNYERDRPGTKNMVDRGLVPEGFAEREIWDLCVFAWDDFLRANADPTIPDLASVDGPRIFPQPPGTLPDRYEDSFDLAEYVERAKLGVTPFADIPELEAGLKGLEATRRVDFEDWLDAQRLDAVVFPAVAGVGPADADVNEASAALAWRNGTWVANGNLVPRHLGIPTVTVPMGTMADIGMPVGLTFAGKAHSDTKLLRLAGDFERSGQRRTSPPRTPELTDDVFPGRGGGFPSSNIDASLTVTLAAETRRSGGQDEITITLSLYGEAESASVKVHVNGEPVAVQRSGAHFTGRVLVATATHKAVHSVWRGSYGSIVTAVVRLEDGRVAGAYAVMGGIA; encoded by the coding sequence ATGACCGATCTCAGCATCGTCGAAGCGTCGATCGCGCAGTTGCGGCGGGCGCTGGAAGGCGGCACCGTCACCAGCGTCGAACTGGTTGGCGCGTATCTCAGGCGCATCGCCAGGTATGACCGCCACGGCATCACCCTCAACGCCGTTCCCGTGCTCAATCCCAAGATGTTTGAGGAGGCTGCTGCATCCGACCTGCGGCGTAGGGAGGGAGCCGCGCTCGGGCCGCTGGACGGCATCCCCTACACCGCCAAGGACAGCTACAAGGTATCGGGCCTGACGGTGGCCGCCGGCTCGCCAGCCTTCGAACATCTGATCGCCAATGAGGACGCCTTCACCATCGCGCGGCTCAGGGCCGGCGGCGCGGTGCTGATCGGGCTCACCAACATGCCGCCGATGGCCAATGGCGGCATGCAGCGCGGCGTCTACGGCCGGGCGGAAAGCCCCTACAATTCCGATTACCTGACCGCGGCCTTCGCGTCCGGCTCGTCCAACGGCTCGGGCACCGCGACAGCCGCCAGTTTCGCCGCCTTCGGGCTCGGCGAGGAGACATGGTCTTCGGGCCGGGCGCCAGCGTCGAACAATGCGCTGGTCGCCTACACGCCGTCGCGCGGCGTCATTTCCGTGCGCGGCAACTGGCCGCTGGTGCCGACCATGGACGTGGTGGTGCCGCATACGCGCAGCGTGCCGGATCTGCTCGAACTGCTCGACGTGATCGTCGCCGACGACCCCGACACGAGAGGCGATTTCTGGCGCGCGCAGCCCTGGGTGGCGCTGCCGAAGAGCTCGGATGTGCGGCCGCCACGCTACACCGGCCTCAGGCTGGAAGGAGCGCTGCAAGGCATACGGCTCGGCGTGCCGCGCATGTATATCGGCCGCGATACGGAGGCTGACGTTCCGATCCAGACCCGCGCGTCGGTGCTGGATCTGTGGGAGCAGGCGGCAGCGGATCTCAGGCTGCTCGGGGCTGATGTGGTCGAAGTCGATTTCCCTGTCGTCTCCAACTATGAGCGCGACCGGCCGGGCACAAAGAACATGGTCGATCGCGGGCTGGTGCCGGAAGGATTCGCCGAGCGCGAGATATGGGACCTGTGCGTCTTCGCCTGGGACGATTTTCTACGCGCCAATGCCGACCCGACCATCCCCGATCTCGCTTCGGTCGACGGCCCAAGGATCTTTCCGCAGCCGCCGGGCACGCTGCCGGATCGTTATGAGGACAGTTTCGATCTGGCGGAATATGTCGAACGGGCGAAGCTGGGCGTGACACCCTTCGCTGATATCCCCGAGCTGGAGGCCGGCCTGAAAGGCCTCGAGGCAACGCGGCGCGTCGACTTCGAAGATTGGCTCGACGCGCAAAGGCTCGACGCGGTCGTGTTTCCCGCCGTCGCCGGCGTCGGTCCGGCCGATGCGGATGTCAACGAGGCCTCCGCGGCGCTCGCCTGGCGCAACGGCACCTGGGTCGCCAACGGCAATCTGGTGCCGCGCCATCTCGGCATTCCGACCGTGACCGTGCCGATGGGCACGATGGCCGATATCGGCATGCCGGTCGGCCTGACCTTCGCCGGCAAAGCCCACAGTGATACTAAGCTGCTTCGGCTGGCCGGCGACTTCGAGCGCTCTGGCCAGCGCCGCACCAGCCCGCCGCGCACGCCTGAATTGACCGATGATGTATTTCCTGGTCGGGGCGGTGGCTTTCCGTCCAGCAATATCGATGCGTCGCTCACCGTCACGCTTGCCGCCGAAACGCGCCGTTCGGGCGGCCAGGACGAGATAACCATCACGCTCAGTCTATATGGCGAGGCTGAGTCCGCCAGCGTAAAAGTTCATGTCAACGGTGAGCCTGTCGCCGTGCAGCGCAGCGGCGCGCACTTCACCGGGCGCGTCCTTGTGGCGACCGCCACGCATAAGGCAGTCCACAGCGTCTGGCGCGGCTCGTACGGCTCGATCGTCACCGCTGTCGTTCGCCTGGAAGATGGGCGCGTCGCCGGCGCCTATGCGGTGATGGGTGGGATTGCGTAG
- a CDS encoding WD40 repeat domain-containing protein has protein sequence MNRFTDRLLAVLLLAVGVLCLTRVYFVLGGEGAGDAFASVRLAFFGVAGIVSALAALLFWAGLLSGRSKPGPAAPLFGRGAETQPGGRPRLRKLFAVVPFLAVLALVADQFGPWPERPNAGKDLTAEQPVPNAPKGEDVASAPASAPEVPAASGPPEAAVAPEAAVAPPEQAVPASTPNAMAGPSLPSGNGDQSGDGDGQTVDSGAGVEQVQPPNTPLAPASPTEVALAPPVSSPEAAPAPAPTPQTVAPLPPAPPPQPTQPDGHRDAVVWLAVASGGHSILSASTDHTIKLWDVDGKRLIRTLGTHKDMARTALFMPDGTRALTAGDDGEIVLRQVSDGAVLHVFSSGQNGGVNKLAISPDGKRAVSGHDTGRVIVWDIEKGSVLHVLTKHDWSISGVAVSPDGTRAVSGSIDGTLKLWDIDTGKQLRSWRGHEHGPYGVVFMADGHHLITGSGDYTIKLWDLDTGREVRRLEGHSGTVYALALSADGKRLLSGSLDGTARLWDMETGNETALFDSQSGPVYAVAFAADGTMLTGGYDRAIRDWPAAGGDGVVLFAGAPE, from the coding sequence ATGAACAGGTTTACCGACAGGCTGCTCGCGGTGCTGCTGCTGGCGGTCGGCGTGCTCTGCCTCACACGTGTGTATTTCGTGCTGGGCGGCGAGGGCGCTGGCGACGCTTTCGCCTCCGTGCGCCTGGCTTTTTTCGGGGTGGCGGGCATCGTCTCGGCGCTTGCAGCCCTGCTGTTCTGGGCCGGCCTGTTGTCAGGCCGGTCGAAGCCGGGACCAGCCGCGCCCTTGTTCGGCCGAGGTGCCGAAACGCAACCCGGCGGACGACCACGCCTGCGGAAGCTCTTCGCCGTCGTTCCGTTCCTTGCCGTTCTCGCTCTGGTGGCCGACCAGTTCGGCCCCTGGCCGGAGCGGCCAAACGCCGGCAAGGACTTGACCGCCGAGCAACCCGTGCCGAACGCCCCGAAGGGCGAAGATGTCGCCAGCGCACCGGCCTCTGCGCCGGAAGTACCCGCCGCGTCGGGTCCGCCTGAGGCAGCGGTTGCGCCTGAGGCAGCGGTTGCGCCGCCAGAGCAGGCTGTGCCTGCTTCGACGCCCAATGCAATGGCGGGGCCTTCGCTGCCGAGCGGAAACGGCGATCAATCCGGCGATGGGGATGGGCAAACTGTGGACTCTGGCGCCGGGGTCGAGCAGGTGCAACCGCCGAATACCCCGTTGGCGCCTGCCTCGCCAACCGAGGTTGCGCTTGCCCCGCCTGTCTCGTCGCCGGAGGCTGCACCAGCGCCCGCTCCGACACCGCAGACCGTCGCGCCGCTGCCCCCGGCTCCACCGCCGCAGCCGACGCAACCCGATGGCCACCGTGATGCTGTCGTCTGGCTGGCGGTGGCGTCCGGCGGGCACTCGATTCTGAGCGCCAGCACCGACCACACGATCAAGCTTTGGGATGTCGACGGCAAGCGCCTGATCCGCACCCTCGGCACCCACAAGGACATGGCGCGCACCGCGCTGTTCATGCCGGACGGGACGCGGGCGCTGACGGCGGGCGACGACGGCGAGATCGTGCTGCGCCAGGTCTCCGATGGCGCGGTACTGCATGTGTTCTCGTCAGGGCAGAACGGCGGCGTCAACAAGCTCGCCATCAGCCCCGACGGCAAACGCGCCGTCAGCGGGCACGATACCGGCAGGGTCATCGTCTGGGATATCGAGAAGGGCTCCGTGCTGCATGTGCTGACGAAGCACGATTGGTCGATCAGCGGCGTCGCCGTCTCGCCCGACGGCACACGCGCGGTCAGCGGCAGCATCGACGGCACGCTGAAGCTATGGGATATCGACACCGGCAAGCAGCTGCGCAGCTGGCGCGGGCATGAGCACGGCCCCTATGGAGTCGTGTTCATGGCCGACGGGCATCATCTGATCACAGGCAGCGGCGACTATACGATCAAGCTTTGGGATCTCGACACCGGCCGCGAAGTCAGGCGCCTCGAGGGCCATTCGGGCACGGTCTATGCGCTGGCGCTGTCGGCCGACGGCAAGCGCCTGCTTTCCGGCTCGCTCGACGGCACGGCACGGCTGTGGGATATGGAAACCGGCAACGAGACCGCCCTGTTCGACAGCCAGTCCGGACCGGTCTACGCGGTGGCGTTCGCCGCCGACGGCACGATGCTGACCGGCGGCTACGACCGCGCCATCCGCGACTGGCCGGCGGCCGGCGGCGACGGCGTGGTGCTTTTTGCTGGCGCGCCGGAGTGA